In Panthera tigris isolate Pti1 chromosome D2, P.tigris_Pti1_mat1.1, whole genome shotgun sequence, one DNA window encodes the following:
- the LOC102953185 gene encoding dual specificity protein phosphatase 13 isoform X1: MKGKAGSSLPPCPLATRWVSLAKPVASWGPISLPGPGTAYQREKMFFPVCTFPSYWLRGPGTISQDRHSFPAQHQTQVLVPQITQLCRVPDTLSQMTPDTTHLPWVRPDLQHWPESWGMNSLQKQDLRRPKIHGAVRVSPYQPPTLASLQRLLWVRRAAMLSHINEVWPNLFLGDAYAARDKNKLTQLGITHVVNVAAGKFQVDTGAKFYRGMPLEYYGIEADDNPFFDLSVYFLPVARYIRTALSVPKGRVLVHCAMGVSRSATVVLAFLMICENMTLVEAIQTVQAHRDICPNSGFLQQLQVLDNRLGRETGRL, encoded by the exons ATGAAGGGGAAAGCTGGGTCTTCACTTCCACCCTGCCCACTGGCTACCCGCTGGGTGAGCTTGGCCAAGCCAGTGGCCTCCTGGGGGCCCATTTCTCTTCCTGGTCCTGGAACTGCCTACCAAAGAGAAAAGATGTTCTTCCCAGTTTGTACCTTCCCTAGTTACTGGTTGAGGGGGCCAGGGACAATTAGCCAAGATAGGCACTCCTTCCCAGCACAGCACCAGACCCAGGTTCTGGTGCCACAGATAACCCAGCTCTGCAGGGTCCCAGACACCCTCAGCCAGATGACTCCTGACACAACTCACCTTCCCTGGGTGAGGCCTGATCTTCAGCACTGGCCTGAGTCATGGGG AATGAACTCTCTGCAGAAGCAGGACCTCCGGAGGCCCAAGATCCATGGGGCAGTCCGGGTGTCCCCCTACCAGCCACCCACACTGGCCTCCCTACAGCGCTTGCTGTGGGTCCGTCGGGCTGCCATGCTGAGCCACATCAATGAGGTCTGGCCCAACCTCTTCCTAGGAGATGC GTACGCAGCCCGGGACAAGAACAAGCTGACCCAGCTGGGCATCACCCATGTCGTGAATGTTGCTGCGGGCAAGTTTCAAGTGGACACAGGTGCCAAGTTTTACCGCGGAATGCCCTTGGAGTACTATGGCATTGAGGCTGATGACAACCCCTTCTTCGACCTCAGTGTCTACTTTCTGCCTGTTGCTCGATACATCCGGACTGCCCTCAGTGTTCCTAAAG GCCGTGTGCTGGTACACTGTGCTATGGGGGTGAGCCGCTCTGCTACAGTTGTCCTGGCCTTCCTCATGATCTGCGAGAACATGACGCTGGTGGAGGCCATCCAGACGGTGCAGGCCCACCGTGATATCTGCCCCAACTCGGGCTTCCTccagcagctccaggttctggaCAACCGACTGGGGCGGGAGACGGGGCGGCTCTGA
- the LOC102953185 gene encoding dual specificity protein phosphatase 13 isoform X2, producing the protein MNSLQKQDLRRPKIHGAVRVSPYQPPTLASLQRLLWVRRAAMLSHINEVWPNLFLGDAYAARDKNKLTQLGITHVVNVAAGKFQVDTGAKFYRGMPLEYYGIEADDNPFFDLSVYFLPVARYIRTALSVPKGRVLVHCAMGVSRSATVVLAFLMICENMTLVEAIQTVQAHRDICPNSGFLQQLQVLDNRLGRETGRL; encoded by the exons ATGAACTCTCTGCAGAAGCAGGACCTCCGGAGGCCCAAGATCCATGGGGCAGTCCGGGTGTCCCCCTACCAGCCACCCACACTGGCCTCCCTACAGCGCTTGCTGTGGGTCCGTCGGGCTGCCATGCTGAGCCACATCAATGAGGTCTGGCCCAACCTCTTCCTAGGAGATGC GTACGCAGCCCGGGACAAGAACAAGCTGACCCAGCTGGGCATCACCCATGTCGTGAATGTTGCTGCGGGCAAGTTTCAAGTGGACACAGGTGCCAAGTTTTACCGCGGAATGCCCTTGGAGTACTATGGCATTGAGGCTGATGACAACCCCTTCTTCGACCTCAGTGTCTACTTTCTGCCTGTTGCTCGATACATCCGGACTGCCCTCAGTGTTCCTAAAG GCCGTGTGCTGGTACACTGTGCTATGGGGGTGAGCCGCTCTGCTACAGTTGTCCTGGCCTTCCTCATGATCTGCGAGAACATGACGCTGGTGGAGGCCATCCAGACGGTGCAGGCCCACCGTGATATCTGCCCCAACTCGGGCTTCCTccagcagctccaggttctggaCAACCGACTGGGGCGGGAGACGGGGCGGCTCTGA